ctcctccttctcctcctcctcctcctcctcctcctcctcctcctcttcctcctcccctcttccttctcttcctcctcctttccctcctcctccttctctctctcttccttccatcccccctcctccttttcctcttcttctttttcttcttcttcttcttcttcttcttcttcttcttcttcttcttcttcttcttcttttcttctttcttcttcttcttcttcttcttcttcttcttcttcttcttcttcttcttcttcgtcttcatcttctttttcttcttcttcttacttttgttcttgttcttgttcttcttctagtactacttcttccccctctttttcctcctcctcttctttttctcctcctcctcctcctcctccttctcctcctcctcctcctcctcctcctcctcctcctcctcctcctcctcctcctcttctccctcctattcctcattctccttgtcctcctcctcctcctcctcctcttccttcttctcttcttcctcctcgtcttcctcctcctcctcctcctcttcctcctcctcttattctactcttctttttactcctcctcctcctccagtgtcacCACTAATTTCACCACCAatttcaccaccactgtcatttcCACTGTCACTACcttcgtcaccaccactgtcatcaccattgtcaccaccactatcaccacaagtgtcaccaccaatatcaccaccactatccccaCCACTTTCACAACCATTGTCATCGCCACTGTTACTGCCAATCtcaccaccactttcatcaccactgtcatcaccactttcaccaccactgtaatcatcactgtcatcactgctgtcaccaccactgtcaccaccactgtcaccacagcTGTTATCACCTCTGTCACCAGTGTCATCACCACGATcatcaatatcaccaccattgtcaccaccactgtcatcaccactttcATTCTATTATTGGTCtctatctttgtttttcttttttttctttttttttcatgcgcttCCTCCTTCGATTTCTTGtatatgtgtgcatgtatgtatgacaGTGGAAGGTTGGGAGCCcgtgtgggggagggagtgaggagtgaccgggtgagggagggagagaggaatcaAGGCAGCGTTGCCAAAACGGTGAAAGTTGCCATGAAAGTTTCACAGATCctgcttgttattattattattattattattattattattattattattattattattattattattattattattattattattaatgccaatagtagtaatagtagtagtaacatcatcTTCACTACTATTTAATTTGCAggtttcatctcctcctcctcctcctcctcctcctcctccttttcttcttaatcttcatcCTTGTCcacctctgcttctctttcactttcaccctcctcctcctcctcctcctcctcctcctccagtgctaTCATGTTTCTctcactaatagagtagaatagttaccgaaACAGCCCAGTAAGGACCTcatggtctgttgctgtttggtcttcctttgtattctttctttgttccttcacttttttcctcctcctcctcctcctcctcctcctcctcctcctcctcccgcttcctcttactctttgcCTTGTCAtcgtctccatcaccacctttataatcatcaccaccaccaccaccaccagcaccgtcaccaccaccaccgtcaccctcagcaccaccatcaccatcaccatcactaacacgttcaccatcatcaccagccttAGGACAGTTATACCCTTGCATGTGTGCACAAGCAAATGCATGTTTTAACCACATTTAAACAGAAGTGCatatttgtaactttttttccctagtGCGGCATATTTCTGAGTTGTTAGGTGTTTATGAAGAGTATTCTATATGTAATAGTATTTTCAATTATAATTTCTTGTAAGTGTCATAATGAGTGATTGAAAGACATGTTTTGAACAAGATCAGGCTACACACTTGATAAGCGGCAGTCCTACACTCGGTTAATGCGGTGTAAGGAGGTGTATTGCTACTTTgtacaccaaaaacttgtctgcctcttttcttttcatgtcagCCACGACTTTTACAAAAAAGTAAGTCTTTGTGGTAAATCACTGCAGAAAACTCGTTATTATCAATTCCACTAGGCTAAAAAGTATTagcctattattattaatcatatCTTTGTTAGGAAATGAGTGGTTGTTTCAGtgcttattttacctttttctgGTGCATGTTTGCATGCAGATTTACCTCATTCTGAGTGCATGTTATCCTAAGCCTAATCATCTCCAcaaccatcaccgtcaccatcatgtTCACTATTgccatcacccccaccatcatattcaccgccaccaccaccatcatcatcactatcgtcatcactatcattatcttcACCGTCCTGACAGTCACGGTCACATTCTgtcaggtcagctggtcgtccaccgtgactccgagaagcttggcacattggaccacctggagggggtgagggcccactgtgagccggggagggggcactggtacagaggaggtacagaaatgcatcaccacagttttgctgtggttgatggtcatcctgctctcctccgtccacgtctgcagtcgcaccagaattgcttgcagtggcgagtagtccgggttcttggtggaaactgggacgcccacggtgcagtcgtccacatacttccagcgatggggggtgtcagtgagggcgtcgttgatgtgtgtgtgtgtgtgtgtgtgtgtgtgtgtgtgtgtgtgtgtgtgtgtgtgtatgtgtgtgtgtgtgtgtgtgcaggtactaactaaacaaacaaacaaacaacacacacacacacacacacacacacacacacacacacacacacacacacagacagacccaCCTGGGCATGGCACGCAGCAAGGAGTCACGGAGAGTGGCTTGGTCTGGATGCCTGTATTGGTGGTGCAGGTTCAGCACAATGTATTTGTGGTGTTCAAAGATGAGCCCCTGCACGTCTGATTCCTTCCTGCTTAGCTCTATCCGTACCACcttggaggggatgagggggaggagggcccTGGcactggtgatggtgctgtCTGTTATTGTTACCCACTCCCTCTCATCACTTGTAATGTGTCTGACAACACAATCCAAGGCAATCCTGTTCACTTCAGTGTCCTCCAGCATGGACAGCCAATCACTACACCTTTTCACACCAGTCTCCGCCAGCAGGTCCACCACCTCCTGTGAGTGTAGAGTTACTAGgattagtaccaccaccaccactaccaccaccaccaccaccaccaccaccttctgtATGTGTTGAGTTATTAtgattaataccaccaccaccatcacaaccaccaccaccaccaccatcaccaccacaaccaccatcaccactaccttcaccacaatcacttcacaacctcctcctgtgtgtgtagagttactTTGATTACTATAgatgccactaccactaccaccaccaccttcattaccaccaccaccaccttcaccaccactaccaccaccaccaccaccttcaccaccaccttcacctcctgtgCGTGTAGTCACTACAAtaatttcttgtactttttttgcTAATGACTAGTAAGGATCAAAATTGAAGTTGACAGTGGTGCAGGTTCCCCTGAGACAGCTATGGAAGGAtcaaatatgaggaaaagaggatgaatagTCAACTTACTTGTATGGCTGCAGCACATAGTGGTGTGTTAGGATGGCAGAGGAGACCTGCCACGTGCAGCAGCAGGTTCCTCAAGTTCCGGAGGTGTTCTGGCGGCGGGAAGTGAAGCATGCGTCGTATGTCTGAAACTCGACATGGTGTTTGTGGGTGGCAGAAGAGACATGCCACGTACTGGAGCAGGTTCCTCAAGTTCCGGAGCTGTTGGCGCGGCGGGTCGTGAAGCATGCGTCGTATGCTTGCTGAGTGTGAGCCCTCCACCAGCTTGTGGACGATTGCTGATGCACCGTAGAATTCCTGTAGGCTCTTGTGTGGGGCTGCGTACTTTTGATGATGCCCCAGCCTGTCACTGGTGTCTTCAAGATTTAAAAACGCTGGGATGACTTCCTTGCTGGGTAATCCTTTCTCATGACAGGAACAAATTAGCATCTGCTCTTCCTGTTTTGACAGAGTGAGTCGGTCTTCTAGAATAGCTTGCATAGACACGTCATATATGTCTTCCAATACCTTGTAGATGTGGACCTCACGAGGCTGTCTGTCTAGTGAATGTTCTGTGAGTCTGGCCTGCAGTTTTTGTATGCAACAATCACGTATTGTGACGTACAGGCTGGTCTGGGTGGTGGTGACTTTGATGTTGTCTACATTCAAATAAAACAACCATGCAATAAAATGCAGGTTCAAGGGCAGGCCGAGGTAATCCTTCCAGCCTATCTGTTTCATGAGGTACTCAAGCCTCTCAGGGTCTTTGTCCCCCTTGTCTGGGAAGCTGTTGTAATGCTTCATGACAAAATGAATTCTTTGTTCATGGCTGACACCTTTCATCTCCATGTCCCACACCTCATAACCATCAGGTACTTTGACCAGGAAGTCTTCCACGGTTTCGGGCCGCGATGTGCAGACGAGTGTGAAGTCTGGCGAGTATTTCGAGATGTTGAGGATGTCCTTCACAAGGCTGTGTGAAGGAGTGCCTGGCGACAGTTCGTCCAGGCCGTCAATCAGGAAGAGAACTTTGCATTGTTgtaggagggggatgaggtgtTCGTCCATCACAGCAAAATGGTTTGGGAGGATCACTTTGAGGAAGTTCTGGAGAGATGGGCCTTCATCATCGCGGCACAAGACACGCACCACGATGTCGTACTCGTCCAGGTGTTTGATGGTGCAGGCGCCGGGCTCCTGAAGCCACTCTGAGACAAGGAAGGTGAGCAGGGTCGTTTTGCCGCTTCCTGCCACGCCCCTGATCAGGATGAGCTGTGGCTTGGCGccgtgcgtgggcggcgtggcCGATGAGGATGTGGACGGCTGTGGATTCTGTCCCGCGCGGCGCGTCACCGTCAGCACGTCGCAAGTGTCGATGTCTCGCCTCTGTTGGAGGTGTCCTCGTCCTTCCACGAGGGACATCTTGCAGAAAATTTCCTGGATGTGATGGCAGTGTTTTGGTGAGTTggtaaggaaggacagaggatcAAAGGTTTGCACTCGATCATAGGACGTTTTGAGGTGGGTCTGACTGTCTCTCATAAATTCTTGGTGCATCATACTGAAATAAtcttttaaaatttctttctccattcctatTTTTCTGAAGGTAGCAGTGACCTGCCGGGCGTTGTCCTGCACGGGTGTCACCTCTGCGTCAGGAATGCAGTATTTGGTCTTGGCTGCGGCGAGGACTCGGATAAAGAGGTGTTCTAACTCGTTGACTTTGTGCTGGTACTCTGCCTCGCTGAAATCTTTCACTTCATGAAAGAGTTCATTCCGCTCATCCTTGATTTTCGTTACCAATCCCTCCAGGGTGTTCTGGCTCCTCCATTCGGGATCGTTATCTTTTGCCACGTGTTCGCACGTCAGCTTTATTGCTTTGTGCAGGAAAGTCACATCGAATTTGTCCCATAAAGGAAAGCGTTGTGCTTGGCGGCGTT
The sequence above is drawn from the Scylla paramamosain isolate STU-SP2022 chromosome 44, ASM3559412v1, whole genome shotgun sequence genome and encodes:
- the LOC135094161 gene encoding uncharacterized protein LOC135094161 isoform X1 is translated as MAAAPKVCVRRIKLICLMENAGKDVLTFVLKRGALNAPATPPGQSFTDYLDNFPEDSKANYGRMNNKQKRSALNHTERRQAQRFPLWDKFDVTFLHKAIKLTCEHVAKDNDPEWRSQNTLEGLVTKIKDERNELFHEVKDFSEAEYQHKVNELEHLFIRVLAAAKTKYCIPDAEVTPVQDNARQVTATFRKIGMEKEILKDYFSMMHQEFMRDSQTHLKTSYDRVQTFDPLSFLTNSPKHCHHIQEIFCKMSLVEGRGHLQQRRDIDTCDVLTVTRRAGQNPQPSTSSSATPPTHGAKPQLILIRGVAGSGKTTLLTFLVSEWLQEPGACTIKHLDEYDIVVRVLCRDDEGPSLQNFLKVILPNHFAVMDEHLIPLLQQCKVLFLIDGLDELSPGTPSHSLVKDILNISKYSPDFTLVCTSRPETVEDFLVKVPDGYEVWDMEMKGVSHEQRIHFVMKHYNSFPDKGDKDPERLEYLMKQIGWKDYLGLPLNLHFIAWLFYLNVDNIKVTTTQTSLYVTIRDCCIQKLQARLTEHSLDRQPREVHIYKVLEDIYDVSMQAILEDRLTLSKQEEQMLICSCHEKGLPSKEVIPAFLNLEDTSDRLGHHQKYAAPHKSLQEFYGASAIVHKLVEGSHSASIRRMLHDPPRQQLRNLRNLLQYVACLFCHPQTPCRVSDIRRMLHFPPPEHLRNLRNLLLHVAGLLCHPNTPLCAAAIQEVVDLLAETGVKRCSDWLSMLEDTEVNRIALDCVVRHITSDEREWVTITDSTITSARALLPLIPSKVVRIELSRKESDVQGLIFEHHKYIVLNLHHQYRHPDQATLRDSLLRAMPRSHLEWFTGHLSGAGTQLLQEYRSLGWLRLAVCDQDAQEVLAAISAVHASMPQLGYLVLHVPVGAVRTQACTTRLPGGPRLNLVLSGVDERLLEEAVQIAQLLQPTQHPYYHIRFPGSSMKADVWRRCLLKLANAGIKVNVGDGFGGSGGILAPDTSPITEEEERELYTLARTMMLRAFARTSEENLWR
- the LOC135094161 gene encoding uncharacterized protein LOC135094161 isoform X2, producing MAAAPKVCVRRIKLICLMENAGKDVLTFVLKRGALNAPATPPGQSFTDYLDNFPEDSKANYGRMNNKQKRSALNHTERRQAQRFPLWDKFDVTFLHKAIKLTCEHVAKDNDPEWRSQNTLEGLVTKIKDERNELFHEVKDFSEAEYQHKVNELEHLFIRVLAAAKTKYCIPDAEVTPVQDNARQVTATFRKIGMEKEILKDYFSMMHQEFMRDSQTHLKTSYDRVQTFDPLSFLTNSPKHCHHIQEIFCKMSLVEGRGHLQQRRDIDTCDVLTVTRRAGQNPQPSTSSSATPPTHGAKPQLILIRGVAGSGKTTLLTFLVSEWLQEPGACTIKHLDEYDIVVRVLCRDDEGPSLQNFLKVILPNHFAVMDEHLIPLLQQCKVLFLIDGLDELSPGTPSHSLVKDILNISKYSPDFTLVCTSRPETVEDFLVKVPDGYEVWDMEMKGVSHEQRIHFVMKHYNSFPDKGDKDPERLEYLMKQIGWKDYLGLPLNLHFIAWLFYLNVDNIKVTTTQTSLYVTIRDCCIQKLQARLTEHSLDRQPREVHIYKVLEDIYDVSMQAILEDRLTLSKQEEQMLICSCHEKGLPSKEVIPAFLNLEDTSDRLGHHQKYAAPHKSLQEFYGASAIVHKLVEGSHSASIRRMLHDPPRQQLRNLRNLLQYVACLFCHPQTPCRVSDIRRMLHFPPPEHLRNLRNLLLHVAGLLCHPNTPLCAAAIQEVVDLLAETGVKRCSDWLSMLEDTEVNRIALDCVVRHITSDEREWVTITDSTITSARALLPLIPSKVVRIELSRKESDVQGLIFEHHKYIVLNLHHQYRHPDQATLRDSLLRAMPRSHLEWFTGHLSGAGTQLLQEYRSLGWLRLAVCDQDAQEVLAAISAVHASMPQLGYLVLHVPVGAVRTQACTTRLPGGPRLNLVLSGVDERLLEEAVQIAQLLQPTQHPFPGSSMKADVWRRCLLKLANAGIKVNVGDGFGGSGGILAPDTSPITEEEERELYTLARTMMLRAFARTSEENLWR